From Streptomyces sp. TLI_105, the proteins below share one genomic window:
- a CDS encoding CDP-alcohol phosphatidyltransferase family protein, with the protein MEVQETRVQTDRVLTIPNILSMARLVGVPLFLWLILRPEFGGPKSDGWALLVLALSGVSDYLDGKLARRWNQISSLGRLLDPAADRLYILSTLVGLTWREILPLWLTAALLAREAMLLVMVGILRRHGYPPPQVNFLGKAATFNLMYAFPLLLLSDGTGWLSSLAEVFGWAFAGWGTTLYWWAGILYVVQVRRLVKADTVAD; encoded by the coding sequence GTGGAGGTCCAGGAGACTCGCGTTCAGACCGACCGGGTCCTCACCATCCCCAACATTCTCAGCATGGCGCGCCTCGTCGGCGTGCCGCTGTTTCTGTGGCTGATTCTCCGTCCGGAGTTCGGCGGGCCCAAGAGTGACGGGTGGGCGCTTCTCGTCCTGGCGCTCAGCGGCGTCAGCGACTATCTCGACGGAAAGCTCGCGCGGCGCTGGAACCAGATCAGCAGCCTCGGCCGGCTGCTCGATCCTGCCGCCGACCGGTTGTACATCCTGTCCACTCTCGTGGGGCTCACCTGGCGGGAGATCCTGCCGCTGTGGCTGACCGCCGCGCTCCTGGCGCGCGAGGCCATGCTGCTCGTGATGGTGGGAATCCTCCGCCGGCACGGCTACCCGCCGCCGCAGGTGAACTTCCTCGGGAAAGCTGCCACTTTCAACTTGATGTACGCGTTCCCGCTGCTGCTTCTCAGTGACGGAACGGGCTGGCTGTCGTCACTCGCTGAAGTTTTCGGGTGGGCCTTCGCCGGATGGGGTACAACTCTGTATTGGTGGGCAGGGATCCTCTACGTGGTCCAGGTCCGCCGACTCGTGAAGGCGGATACCGTGGCCGATTAA